A section of the Solitalea canadensis DSM 3403 genome encodes:
- the pnuC gene encoding nicotinamide riboside transporter PnuC: protein MLHFFDIDHTWFTVMGYPMSHIEFWGTIAGAVAVWLSSRANIWSWPLGLINVTLFFFIFFQIQLYPDMFLQVFFFITNIIGWWNWAHPKPEEADRKHELKVSFTAVKWLLSLLAIGFIGTYLLGNLAQNLHTWLPLIFKKPSAFPHLDSFVLSFSIIATFMMIRKKIECWIVWLAVDVVCTYIYFIKGVRFISVEYFVFCIIAALGYWFWYKEYKSYQNNNVSAAINK, encoded by the coding sequence ATGTTACATTTTTTTGATATTGACCACACCTGGTTCACCGTGATGGGTTACCCAATGAGTCATATTGAGTTTTGGGGAACTATTGCCGGTGCCGTGGCTGTTTGGCTTTCATCGCGGGCTAATATCTGGAGCTGGCCATTAGGACTAATCAATGTAACATTGTTCTTCTTTATCTTTTTTCAGATACAATTGTATCCGGATATGTTTCTGCAGGTGTTCTTCTTTATCACCAATATTATAGGCTGGTGGAATTGGGCTCACCCCAAACCTGAAGAGGCAGATCGAAAGCATGAATTGAAAGTAAGTTTTACGGCCGTAAAATGGTTATTGTCTTTACTTGCTATAGGTTTTATTGGTACTTATCTACTCGGGAATCTTGCGCAGAATTTACACACATGGCTACCGCTAATTTTTAAAAAACCGAGTGCTTTTCCGCATCTCGACTCGTTTGTACTGTCTTTTAGCATCATTGCAACATTTATGATGATTCGTAAGAAAATAGAATGCTGGATAGTATGGTTGGCTGTTGATGTGGTGTGTACCTACATCTATTTTATTAAAGGCGTTAGGTTTATTTCTGTTGAATATTTTGTCTTTTGTATAATTGCAGCTTTAGGTTATTGGTTTTGGTACAAAGAATATAAATCGTATCAAAACAATAATGTCTCGGCTGCTATAAATAAGTAA
- a CDS encoding AAA family ATPase: MERALPSTIKKICIYGPESTGKSTLAAYLAFKFNTLYVHELARDFISTNSFTVDDILKIGKAQTESVLEKSKRANKFLFCDTDLITTQIYSEHYLGIIPDELYDWEKMVTYDLYFLMDIDVPWVPDGLRDLWHSREQMFDRFKEELDKRNITYYKVSGSFRERQQFVSDKINELFSK, from the coding sequence TTGGAAAGAGCATTACCATCAACCATAAAGAAAATTTGTATTTACGGGCCTGAAAGTACCGGTAAAAGCACATTGGCGGCATATCTTGCATTTAAGTTTAATACATTATATGTACACGAACTTGCACGTGATTTTATCTCAACCAATTCATTTACTGTTGATGATATATTAAAGATTGGAAAGGCTCAAACCGAGAGTGTATTGGAAAAAAGTAAAAGGGCTAACAAGTTTTTATTCTGCGATACCGATCTGATCACTACTCAAATCTATTCTGAGCACTATTTAGGTATAATTCCGGATGAACTTTACGACTGGGAAAAGATGGTTACTTATGATCTTTATTTTCTGATGGATATCGATGTTCCATGGGTGCCGGATGGATTACGTGATTTGTGGCATAGCCGTGAGCAAATGTTTGATCGGTTTAAGGAGGAACTTGATAAGAGGAATATTACTTATTACAAAGTCAGCGGAAGTTTCAGAGAACGCCAACAGTTTGTCAGCGATAAAATAAATGAGCTTTTCAGTAAATAA